One window of the Longimicrobiaceae bacterium genome contains the following:
- a CDS encoding SIR2 family protein has protein sequence MTDTELTEALLERIGDGESAPFLFVGSGLSRRYLGLENWESLLRKFALLGGNPYPYYAAQAGRDNLPKVASLIADDYFKLWWEKDEFREEREKYGESCASKSSPLKFSIANYIEESSDLGRIPAELHEEVELLSQVQIDGIITTNWDSFLEQVFPDFTVFVGQREAIFARSYSVAEIFKIHGSHTQPNSLVLTEEDYSEYNARNKYLAAKLITTFLEHPVVFFGYSLSDDNIREILSSVLDCLDEERVELLRKRLVFVQRATDGVAPSISESTISIGDRDLRVTTANATSFGPVYRALASTERRISAKLLRQLKDHLYELVRTNDPTEQIAVVDIENLDSFKDVDIVVGVGIASELGEKGFKPITMSEIYSDVVHGEHRFDGRAKEVVEYTLASNIKGNRKNVPIFKYLRLAGLLDENGRPCRGQMPENVFENAMLDKASFEDTAYAYKRGEVQGMSIRDLEAQYGPGRACAYITFTYPDVNELEEFLRRNYSLLDDKNSGNWYRKLICIYDRLKYGPGFPVEAADC, from the coding sequence ATGACTGATACTGAGCTGACTGAGGCGTTACTTGAGCGGATTGGGGACGGGGAAAGCGCTCCGTTTCTCTTCGTCGGTTCAGGTCTTTCTCGCCGCTATCTCGGATTGGAGAACTGGGAGTCTCTACTCAGAAAGTTCGCTCTGCTGGGTGGGAACCCGTACCCGTACTACGCCGCACAGGCAGGGCGCGACAACCTGCCGAAAGTCGCCTCTCTTATCGCCGATGACTACTTCAAGCTGTGGTGGGAGAAGGACGAGTTCAGAGAGGAGCGCGAGAAGTACGGCGAGAGCTGTGCAAGTAAGAGTTCGCCTCTGAAATTCTCTATAGCAAACTACATCGAGGAGTCATCGGATCTCGGACGTATACCTGCCGAACTCCACGAAGAGGTTGAGTTGCTCTCCCAGGTTCAGATCGATGGAATAATCACGACGAACTGGGACAGCTTCTTAGAGCAGGTATTCCCAGATTTCACTGTATTTGTCGGGCAACGAGAGGCAATATTTGCCCGCTCATACTCGGTAGCGGAGATCTTCAAGATCCACGGCAGCCATACCCAACCGAATTCTTTAGTCCTAACCGAGGAGGACTACAGCGAATACAATGCACGCAATAAATATCTTGCCGCCAAACTCATAACGACCTTCCTAGAGCATCCAGTGGTCTTCTTTGGGTACTCCCTTAGTGACGATAACATCAGAGAAATTCTCAGCTCGGTTCTAGACTGCCTCGACGAGGAGCGAGTCGAATTACTCCGTAAACGGTTGGTCTTCGTTCAGCGAGCGACTGATGGGGTTGCTCCCTCTATCTCGGAATCGACTATCAGCATTGGTGATCGCGACCTTCGAGTGACTACTGCGAACGCTACGTCTTTTGGCCCGGTTTACCGTGCCCTTGCATCGACTGAGCGGCGTATCAGCGCGAAGCTCCTGCGGCAGCTCAAGGATCATTTATACGAACTGGTCAGAACTAATGATCCGACCGAGCAGATTGCGGTCGTGGATATCGAGAATCTAGACTCCTTCAAAGACGTTGACATAGTAGTTGGAGTGGGTATCGCAAGTGAGCTTGGCGAGAAGGGATTCAAGCCGATCACAATGTCGGAAATTTATTCCGATGTGGTTCATGGGGAGCATCGATTTGACGGCCGAGCAAAGGAAGTAGTTGAGTACACGCTCGCGAGTAACATCAAGGGCAACCGAAAGAACGTTCCGATTTTTAAGTATCTTCGTTTGGCGGGACTCCTTGATGAAAATGGGAGACCCTGTCGTGGGCAGATGCCTGAAAACGTATTTGAGAATGCAATGCTAGACAAAGCATCGTTCGAAGATACTGCATACGCGTACAAGCGCGGAGAAGTACAGGGCATGTCAATTCGGGATCTGGAGGCACAATACGGTCCAGGTCGCGCATGTGCGTACATCACGTTCACTTACCCCGACGTGAATGAGTTAGAAGAGTTTCTGCGTCGCAACTACTCCCTTCTAGACGACAAGAACTCTGGAAATTGGTACCGCAAGCTAATTTGTATCTATGATCGCCTAAAATACGGACCTGGCTTTCCGGTGGAGGCGGCTGACTGTTGA